A window of the Phaseolus vulgaris cultivar G19833 chromosome 5, P. vulgaris v2.0, whole genome shotgun sequence genome harbors these coding sequences:
- the LOC137833940 gene encoding uncharacterized protein, with the protein MWCWSSARSSGDILLEQALKFDFKTSNNQAEYEAIIVGLNLELDMEAKQLTCRRDSQLIVEKFKGEFEVKESLLQRYYHFIQNLITKFINVRIEHIIREHNTEANMLSWLETVKKKGLQRSINYINLKNPNVGSNKCMATEVQTNSMTPIKQFLDNGDCETQPERTMRQQVARFVLSGHDLYRREYTWPLLKCISPGQADYVM; encoded by the coding sequence ATGTGGTGCTGGAGTAGTGCTCGAAGTTCGGGTGACATCCTCTTGGAGCAAGCCTTAAAGTTTGATTTTAAAACATCAAATAATCAAGCTGAATACGAGGCTATCATAGTTGGCCTCAATCTAGAACTGGATATGGAGGCCAAACAACTTACTTGCAGAAGGGACTCCCAACTCATTGTCGAGAAATTCAAAGGAGAATTTGAAGTGAAAGAGTCTTTGCTCCAAAGATATTATCATTTCATCCAGAATTTGATTACCAAATTCATTAATGTAAGAATTGAGCATATCATTCGAGAACACAACACCGAAGCCAATATGCTTTCATGGTTAGAAACTGTCAAAAAGAAGGGGCTTCAACGGTCAATCAACTATATTAACCTCAAGAATCCCAATGTTGGCTCAAATAAGTGCATGGCGACCGAGGTACAAACAAACTCGATGACACCTATCAAACAATTTCTAGACAATGGAGATTGTGAAACACAACCAGAAAGGACAATGAGGCAGCAAGTTGCTCGGTTTGTGCTCAGTGGTCACGATCTTTATCGACGAGAATATACTTGGCCACTGTTAAAGTGCATTTCTCCCGGCCAAGCCGACTATGTCATGTGA